GCCGCATCGCCCACTTCGAGTGCAGCCCGAAGGCCTGCCAGGCCTGCACCCACTATCACAACATCATGTTTTAATTCCATGTTTCCTTGGCCCGTATGAAAGGCTGGCCGTCCGGGATCGCCACTTACTCTGTTCTGGCTTCTGCTGGCTCATACTCGCAACCCATGAGACCGCAGTATTGGCCCACGTACTCGGCCTGGGGCCTGTAAAGCATAGGTTTGTCCTGGGCTTCGGCGAACTTCTCTTCGATCACGTGGCTGCACCAGCCTGCAATTCTGGAAATGGCAAAGATGGGGGTGAACAGATCGCGGGGAATTCCCATCATGTGATAGACAGGCGCGCTGTAGAAGTCTACGTTGGGCCTTATTTCACTCTTGCCCCGGCGGTCGAACTCTTCAACAGCATTCTGTTCGAGCTGTTTCGAGAGCCGGTCCAGTTTCTCCATGCCTTTGCTCTTACCCAGCCGGGACGCCATGTCCTTCAGATACCTTGCTCGCGGGTCCATGGTCTTATACACTGCGTGTCCCATACCCATTATTCTCTCCCCGCGATCAATTCGGTCCTTCACCCATTTGGGGAGATCGTCAACAGCTTCCAGTTCGAGCAACATGGCCATAACCCGAGCGTTTGCTCCGCCGTGCAGACTTCCGGACAATGCCCCTATTCCTGCCGCGACAGCGGCGTACATGTGCGCTCGCGTCGAGGTTACTTCTCTGCACGCGAAGGTCGACGCATTAAAGGTATGATCCGCGTGGAGGATCAAGCACACATCGAGATCGTGAGCGGTTGCGTCATCCGGCTTCTCGCCTTTGAGGAGCCAGAGAAAATTGGCTGCGTGCGAAAGCTTGCTATCTGAGGGCAGCGGCTCCTGCCCATTTCTTATTCGATGCCAGGCCGCCGTTACGACAGGCAGTCGGGCGATCAGTCTGATGGCCATCCGCACATTGGCTTCTCTTGTCCTTCCGCCCAGGTCCGGGTCCGCCATTCCGAGCAGTGGCGCTGCTGCCTGAAGCACGTCCATTGGGTCGGACTTCTTGGGCAATGCCTTTAAGCAAGAGTAGATATAATTAGGCAGGTCCCTGCCTTCGACGACTTGGGCCTCGAACTCCTGAAGCTCCGGTGTAGTCGGTAAACGGCCGTTAAGGACCAGATAGGCCGTCTCCATAAAGGTGGATCGCTCCGCGAGTTCTTCGATGCGATACCCGCGGTAAATCAGGACGCCTTTCTGCCCGTCGATGAAGCTGACCTTGGTATCAGCTACAGCGACCCCTCTTAAACCGATGTTCTTGACAGAGACCGTCTGTTGCATTTTGCCCTCTCAGCAAGAAATAAGGATGTAAGGCATACCGTTCCCAGCGCGCCGTATCTGTTACTAAAATTCGCAAAATAGGAGTCCAAGGCCGCTTCAAGATTGCCAAGCCTCAGTGGAGACACGACCTTGGCATTGCACAAGTCCGCAATCCTCACGCCAAGTATTCGCTGAACTATTTTCCTCTGAAATTTCTCATTCAGCCTGGAAAAATTCATCTTTCTTCCCGCCGCAAACAGGGCATTTGTCCGGGGCTGCATCACCAATTGTGTAGCCGCACTTGCTACAAATATAATAATCCTTTTCCGGGACCTTTCCACCGCCTTCAACGGTGTTTATCGCTTCTTCGTACAGCGCTCCGTGGACTTTTTCCACTTCATTGGCCCAGTGAAAAGATGCCACCGCTTTTCCGCTTTTTTCCTCTTTGGCCACAGCTAAGAACGCGGGGTACATTTCCGTGAATTCGTGATGTTCCCCGCCGAATGCTTCCTTGAGGTTTTCCAGGGTGGATTTGACCCCCTTGAGCACATCCAGGTGGTTATGAGCGTGAATCGTCTCGGCAGCTGCCGCGGCTCGAAAGAGTTTGGCCGCGCCCTTGTGACCTTCTTCTTCCGCCTTTTTGGCAAAGGCCAAATACTTTCGGTTGGCTTGTGACTCTCCTGCAAAAGCTGCCAGTAAGTTCTGTTCCGTTTGGCTCATTGTTTCCTCCCCTCGTGGTTCAAAATAAAGAAATTGTGTCGCTCAAGTCATTTGCTCGAAAAACTCGGAATCCAGGCTCAATAAAGTTGCCATATAAACAATAGGTTGAAGCCACAATAAGAAATCGCGGCTGCGTCACCCGAGTAACTATTGCCATAATAACATGGGGCACAAAAGATTGATATTTGTTGCACTGAAGTCTTTTCGAAAACCAACCCAAGGAGCCGGTCAGAAAAGAATCCTCACCTTGGGCAGGTTTTCGATTCTTGGAACTTATCCCTTAATAATTCTGGGAATCATCATTTGATGCTGAGGGCAAATAGAATCCGGATTCTGGTACGCGCAGCCAACAAACGCGGTCATATATTTTCGCATTTGCGTGAAAGAGACTACCTCGTCCACAAAACCTCTCT
The sequence above is drawn from the Desulfomonile tiedjei genome and encodes:
- a CDS encoding citrate (Si)-synthase translates to MQQTVSVKNIGLRGVAVADTKVSFIDGQKGVLIYRGYRIEELAERSTFMETAYLVLNGRLPTTPELQEFEAQVVEGRDLPNYIYSCLKALPKKSDPMDVLQAAAPLLGMADPDLGGRTREANVRMAIRLIARLPVVTAAWHRIRNGQEPLPSDSKLSHAANFLWLLKGEKPDDATAHDLDVCLILHADHTFNASTFACREVTSTRAHMYAAVAAGIGALSGSLHGGANARVMAMLLELEAVDDLPKWVKDRIDRGERIMGMGHAVYKTMDPRARYLKDMASRLGKSKGMEKLDRLSKQLEQNAVEEFDRRGKSEIRPNVDFYSAPVYHMMGIPRDLFTPIFAISRIAGWCSHVIEEKFAEAQDKPMLYRPQAEYVGQYCGLMGCEYEPAEARTE
- a CDS encoding rubrerythrin family protein; translation: MSQTEQNLLAAFAGESQANRKYLAFAKKAEEEGHKGAAKLFRAAAAAETIHAHNHLDVLKGVKSTLENLKEAFGGEHHEFTEMYPAFLAVAKEEKSGKAVASFHWANEVEKVHGALYEEAINTVEGGGKVPEKDYYICSKCGYTIGDAAPDKCPVCGGKKDEFFQAE